GTTTATATATATACACACCTTTGCCAATCGGGTCACCAAAATCGTCAGTGCCATCCCAGGGTATGGGATCGGCTCTGAAACCGTTTGTCTGAACAGCAGCGTTGATTGTCTTTATCAGCTTTCCGCTGATGGTAAATATCTGTATCTGCACACTCAGACCGCAACAGGGCTGATTGTGTTCAAACCAAAATTCAGTATAGGTAGTAAAAGGATTCGGATAATTTAAAACGTGGCTCAATGCCAGACTGGCCGATTCTGCCACAACAAAATCGAGGCTTGATTCGGAAGAATTATTGAACACATCCCACGCTTTAAAATTTAATGAATGCGAGCCCACGGCAAGCTTTGAGAAAGGATATCTGACCCGTCCACTTTTGTATGTATTCAGGTCGGCCTCGTAATAATCGTTTAATACGACTGTTTTATCGGTGTTTTCGTCGAGCACGGCAGATACATCATGCCCAATGCCGGTGCCCACCGTATTGATGCCGCTCGAATCGCTGACAATCGCTAACAGTAATGGATTCGGGTCGGTTAATCCGCCTGACACAAACCGTTCGTTGTTCATATACAAGTGTATCGACGGACCGCCATTATCAGTATTGGTAAAACTTTCTGTTCCGCCAATAATAAACTGTTCAAAATTACCATTGGCATCAGTGGTACCATTTTGAGAATAATAACTGATTCTGCCTTTTCCAAAATTGTATGCAATATCTTTCGGTACGATGAAACTAAAGGTAAAATCGCCGTTTACCACGCTCGATTTACCCTTGTAAATATTATTCTTCTGCATGAAAAAATTTATCGGAGAACCGGCATCATTTCCTCTTGAAGTTACTTTGAGGCGCTTATCCATCACCGTAGGATAAATAATCCCGTTAAAATCAGTTTTTTTGTTGCCTGCGTTATCTTCTACGTAGCCCGTTACCGTTACTTTGGCCATTGCTTTAATGGTATCTGTTCCACCAACCGGATGTGTGTTTATTGTTGACGTTATTACATTGAATTCGGGGTAGGCCAGTCTCATAGCAGGATCGCCCAGCAGCACAAAATTGCTGATTACAGATGCGCATGAATAATCATTCTTTGATTTTCTTACCACGTCGCCCATGGCAGGATATTTTCCGCTTGTTTTTTTAAGGACATTACTAAAAAATATGGTATTAAGGTCTGCATTTGAACCTGAAAATGCGAGGCGTGTTGTTGTGAAAAGTGCGATAGCGCCACCGTTCGGATTCAGGTACGTATATTCGCCGGCAGCAGAACGCCCGGGGTCGTCAAAGCGGCTGAATTCGCAGGTTGCAGTAACAAAAAGTGGCATATTGTAAATATTGCTCCATTTGTTAATATCGGCAATACCCAATACCTGTTCGTGCGCCCAGCCGATTTCGCCTCCATGCCCGATATAATTAATAATCAGTGCACCCTTATCCACACGCTGATTGATAGCCGTTTCAACATCAGGGTAGCGTTGCCCGCCCGGAGTTGACTCTTGAACATAGGCATCAAAATATATTTTATCCAGGTTGTAATTGGGGTAAACAGTATCAATATTTTCAGCAATTTTATCTGATTCTTCAAGGAAATGCTCGCCAGATTTATCCGAATCATCGGCCACAAAGCAAATCACATTGCGCCAGTCGCCCAGATTTGAAACGCCGGTCGAATAGCCCGAACACACAGGAGTCTGCGTTGCAAGGTCGCGACGGGCCGTATAACGGTACAATTTATCAACGCAGTTGCGGGCTTCTTCCAAATCCTTCACCGGCATACGGCCGATACCAATATCGAGCCGTCCGCCATAGGAACCCGATTCGGTGTCATCCAAAAAGCCATAATAATCATCCGTAAGATAGGACGCCGTTGGTTCAAGAGAATTCCAACTTTCGAATGTCGGAACAAAATTGGTATTGCCTGAAATACGGTCAAGATAATCAAAGGAACCATCGCCAAAAAGCAACAGATATTTTGGCAACAATGCCGTATTAGAACCGGCACGGTCGTAAAACATTTTCATCAAATCTTTAATTGCGGTTATGTCCTGAATCCCCGAAGAAAATTCATTATAAACCAAATCAACGGGAATAACGGCCACTGTCATATTTTCAAGGTCAGCGTGCAACTGTGCAATCCTGTTTGCTTCGCTCTCAAACGCGGGATAGGTTATTATAACCATATCGTACTGCCCCAGACCATGCAAATTTTGATTTGCCATAGCCGTTCCATCTTCAATCGTATTAAATCCGCTGCCATCATGGGCTACAAATTCGTGCAGGCTATCGGTATTTACACGGAATGAATACGTATTACCGGCCATGCTACCATTTATAATTTTAGGATTCACAAAATCCGAAACATCCCAGACTTCAATATTGGACGGCGCATCGGAAATTGAAAATTCACTGACACCTTTTCCGATGGAAGCAGCACTTCTGAAATCCATTTGACCAATAGTAAAACTCAGATTGCGAAGTACATTAATTTCAAAATAATTGAGCCAGCCAAGGGGTGTGGTTGAGCCGCCTTTATAAAAATCGAGTCTCAAATTAAGTGAAGACGTTGCCGGAACAGAAATCGTATCGTCGGCAACAAGCGCGTAGGCAGATGTATAATCGGGAGAGGCAGCCGGAATGAGCTGCGTTAATGCCAGACTCCCGTTGGCATACAATTTAAAATTAGTTGAAATACCCACACCACGTCCGGCTACATTTGAACGAATCAGCATTCTGGAGCCTGCGGCCAAATTGGAAAAACCATAGTTGAACGAATAGGATGTTTTCACATCAAATGCTTCTCCATACCATTCCCGTCCCGATTTTATCAGATTGAGCGAATCCTTTTCGTGAAAGTCAAAATCATTGAATGTATGGACATAATAATTAGGGGATTGCGATAAAGAAGGAATCGTAGTGATTCGCTTTCCGGCACCAAGGCTCGGTGTAATAAAATACACTGCTTTTTGTGAATATTTATTAATCTGGTGCCTGAACTCATTGCCTGTGCCACTGTAATTCCAGGTTGCGGTTCCTTTTGCATAAAATAATATATAATCGTTCGGGCCGAAATTTCCGTCGCCTTCACCTGCCACATAGATAGCATTTTCAGCCAGGTCATCAAAGCGGGGGGCGGCATTGCTTTCAGGAAGCATCTGACCGCCATTACCGTATATCCGAATGTTCCGCGGATCAATTCCCGACACATCCATACCCATTTTTTGGAGGTCATTGTATGTAATTTTATAGATGCCGTTGGCCGACACTTTAAACTTAAACCAGCTGCCATTTTTAAGTACAGAAGCGGATGCGTAAACACGTGATTTTTTTTGTGTAAACGGAGCGGGTGTTTTTGACGGTCCAATCTGCAAACGGAATGATACGAGTTTCTCAAGCGTGCCGTTTGCCGGATTCAGGCGTAATGGAATGAATTTTACCACCGTATGCGCCTTTTTCTTTTCATATACAACTTCTGTTGAAACAGCAATCGTTGATTGAATTGAAGCCGTTTTATTCATCACCGACAATTCTTCGGCACTTAAAGGTTTAAAAACAGCATCTGAAATAGCTGCTTCAGGCAAAAAGCCGCCTGACTGCCCCGGCAGTTCCTGAAAAAACCACGGAAGACCGGAGTCATCGGCATACACAGCTCCTTCAAAATTCAGAAAGCTTGCGGCAGAAATTTCCGAGATGGTGATTGTTCGTGGCGATTTCCAAACAATCGTCTGCATCTTGGCATCTTGCCCGGAAGCAATAATGCCTGAAAACAGCAAGCAGGCAAAAACTATTATGAAAGGTCGTAACTTCATTAATCAAGGATTTGCATTACAAGGTATTTATGGCAAAAGTATAAAACAGCAGCCAAAAGAAACGGTAATAATTAAATAATTAGTAATATTTTGTAACATTCGGACGTTTTTAAAGTATAAACTGAAAAAAATCTTATTTTTGTAGCGCATAGAAAATATAATAATATTATCTTTGCTAAACAGAAGTAAGCAAGTAACGGAAATTTGAATAGCATATTGTTTTAGGGAAGCTGATATTTTACAGAAAAAAAGATGCCATCAGCCAATTAAAATAATATTTTGGCGTTATAAAAAAACATCTTTATGAGAAAATCATACATACGGGCGTTACCACTAATCTTACTCCTGCTTGCAGGGAAGCTGACGTTTGCTCAGGATCCGCATTTTTCGCAATACTATGCGAATCCGTTGTATCTGAACCCGGCTTTTGCAGGCACGTCAATGTGTCCACGCCTCATCATGAATTTCAGAGATCAATGGCCGAAGATATCGGGTACGTACGTAACCTATAATGCTTCTTATGACCAGCACATTGAGAAAATATCCGGCGGTATCGGCTTTTTACTGAATACAGACCGTGCCGGAGAAGGCGTATTGAACACCACCACTTTTTCAGCCATGTACTCCTACCGTCTCGAGATAAGCCGCTCATTCTCCATGAAAGCAGCCCTTGAAGCGACATATTTCCAAAAACATTTAGACTGGGAAAAGCTGACGTTCCCCGATCAGATTAACAACAGACAGGGATTCGTTTATAATACCAATGAAGTTCAACCCGGAACGCTTGTAAAACGCAACGTCGATTTTAGCGCCGGTGTGCTTGGTTATGGCGAAAACTTTTTTGCAGGTTTTGCCGTTCACCATCTTACCAAGCCCGACGAAGGCTTTATCAGCCTGAGCCGCATACCGAGAAAATTCACCGTTCATGCAGGCGGTGTTATCAACCTTGTTAAAAAGATTCGTCGCAGACATAATTACGACAGTCCTACCATTTCTCCGAATATTTTATTCATGCAACAGCAAAATTTCCAGCAAATAAATTATGGCGTGTATTTCAACCGTTTCCCGTTTGTAGGTGGAATCTGGTTCCGTCAGAATTTCAAAAATGCTGATGCATTCATTTTTATGGCAGGTATTCAGGCAAGTATGTTCAAACTCGGTTACAGTTATGACCTCACCGTGTCGAAACTGACAAATGCTACCGGGGGCGCACACGAAGTTTCGTTTGCACTTCAGTTTAACTGCAAACCCGAAAGAAAGAAGGCCCGTGCAATAAACTGCCCGTCCTTTTAGTTATTAATTATTGAACCAGGAAATCATAATACAACTATGAAATATAGCGGAATAATAAGAAATCTGGCACTGTTCGCGGGTGCTGTCATGATCTTCTCCTCCTGCAAAAAAGAAGCATCAAGCACTACCGGCTGGGAGTATAACAATCCTAAGAACGGTGGTTTTGAAGTTGTACCTTACGAAGAGCAGGAAACCGGACCCGGTCTTGTACTGGTTGAAGGCGGAACGTTTGTGATGGGTCGCACAGAACAGGATGTGATGTACGAATGGGACAACATCCCCAGAAGGGTAACCGTTTCCTCATTCTATCTTGACCAGACCGAAGTTCGCAACCTTGACTATTGCGAATACCTGTATTGGTTAAAGAGGGTTTTCGGCGTTGACTATCCTGAAGTATATAATAAAAGTGTTCCCGATACACTGGTATGGCGCGAGCGTCTGGCTTATAACGAGCCGATGGTTGAGTATTACCTGCGTCACCCGTCATACCGCGAATATCCAGTTGTTGGTGTTAGCTGGGTTCAGGCCACTGACTATTGCGCTTGGCGTACCGACCGCGTAAATGAATATATTCTTGTCAGGGAAGGCATCCTGAAAATGGACCCGAACCAGCAGAACGAAGAAAACTTCAACACAGATGCTTATTTAGCAGGACAATATGAAGGTGTTGTGAAAAACGACCTTTATGATATTAACCCCAATGGTACCGGAACGCGTAAAGTACGGATGGAAGATGGAATTCTTTTGCCGCGCTATCGCCTCCCGACTGAAGCCGAATGGGAATTTGCAGCACTTGGTCTGATTGGTAATACCATTTACGAACGTATTCTTGAGAGAAGAATTTATCCGTGGAACGGACATATTCTCCGGAACGACCGTTCTAACAACCTTGGCGAATTTACAGGTAACTTTGTAAGAGGCCGCGGAGACTATATGGGTGTTGCAGGCAACCTCAACGATGCTGCCGATATTACAGCTCCCGTTTACGCATACTGGCCCAATGATTATGGACTCTATGGCATGGGCGGCAACGCTGCCGAATGGGTAATGGATGTTTACAGACCATTAAGTCTTGAAGATTTTTCCGAGTTCAGACCATTCAGGGGTAATCAATTCCAGACTCAGGTTCGCGATGTTGACGGACTGCTGGAAGATAAAGACAGCCTTGGCCGTATTAAAATGCGCGATGTTACCGTTGAAGAATCGGCAAACAGACGCAACTACAGACAATCGGACAACAGAAACTATATCGACGGCGATTATACAACAACCATTAACACCGCCGGTGACTGGACAACTGTTGACGAAAATGAAGCTACCAATCCTGTTTATGACTATGGCAATCATTCTATGATTAATGATAAAGCCAGAGTTTACAAAGGTGGCAGCTGGAGAGACCGCGCATACTGGCTCAGCCCAGGTACCCGCAGGTATCTTGACGAAAACCAAAAAACTGATTTTATAGGCTTTAGATGTGCCATGACCAGGGTAGGTAGTCCTGTCGGCAATTACTAAAATCTGAATACAACATATTTAAACCCCATTTAGCAATAGATGGGGTTTTCTTTTAAGTTCCCTTAATATGACGATTGAAAACCTGTATCACGTTTACCTTAGCCATCCCACAGTATGCACCGATACCCGCAGTATCGAAAAGGGATGCCTGTTCTTCTGCCTTCGCGGCGATACGTTCGACGGCAACACATTTGCAACCAAAGCCCTTGAACAAGGCGCTGCCTTTGTAATTACCGAAGACGCGACACTCACCGGCGAAGGATTTATCCATACCCCTAATGCCCTGCTGACACTGCAGCAACTCGCCCTTCATCACCGAATGCAGTTGAATATACCCGTACTTGGCATTACGGGCACCAACGGAAAAACTACCACCAAAGAACTTGTGAAAGCTGTTCTTGAGCGTAAATTCAAGGTAAGCGCTACCGTTGGGAATCTCAATAACCATATCGGTGTTCCGTTAAGCCTGCTGCGTATACACCCTGACACTGAAATTGCAATTATAGAAATGGGCGCCAACCACCCCGGCGAGATTGCGGAACTATGCACACTGGCAGATCCTAATTTCGGGATTATCACAAATATTGGTAAAGCACACCTTGAAGGCTTCGGCAGCTTCGAAAATATTATCCGGACGAAAGAAGCCCTATATATATATGTAAGAAATCACGACGGTATTTTGTTCGTGAACGAGCAGAATGAGCTATTGATTGGGTTATCGGAAAACTGTGAACGTATTACTTACGGAACAGGCGAAGATGCTGCCTACCGGGGTTCAATTATTGATTCAAACCCTGTTCTCAAAATACAGTGGGATGAATATGAAATTAACACCCGGATGACCGGAAAATACAATTTTGAGAACATCATGTCGGCCATCGCTGTGGGATGCTTTTTCGGTGTGCCGGAAACGGAAATAGTGTCGGCATTAGAAGAATATGCACCTTCAAACAGCCGTTCGCAATTGCTGAAAACGGCTACCAATTTTGTGATTCTCGACGCCTACAATGCCAATCCTACAAGTATGGAAGCGGCACTGGAAAACTTTAATGCCATGGACGGAATCCGGAAGGCATTACTGCTCGGAGATATGCTGGAACTGGGCGAAACCAGAGAAGCAGAACACCGCGGCATTTTAAACATCGTTGCCAACATGAATGTTGACCTTGTATTGCTCACCGGACCGGTATTCAGTGCTGTATGTGAGCATAAAGAATGGCATTGTTTTGCAAATTCTGATGATACCTTTGTCTGGTTACAGACACACCCTATAAGCGGCTATTCGGTATTGGTAAAAGGCTCGCGCGGAATACGGCTCGAAAAGGCCGTTCCGGCATTATAATAATATTCCATGGAACAGCTTTACCACGTTATAGGAATCATGTCGGGCACATCGCTTGATGGAGTTGATTTGGCGTACTGTGAATTCCGCTGCAACGAAAACAGATGGCATTACGCAATTATAGAAGCCGTGACCTGCCCTTACCCTTTGGGATGGCCGGAAAAATTACGACAGCTGGAAACCGGCAGTGCATTGGATCTGGCAAAGACTCACAACGAACTTGGAAGGCTGTATGGCTCAATGGTGGCATCATTCATTGAAACACACCGGCTCAAACCATTGTTTATTGCCTCTCACGGGCATACGATTTTTCATCAGCCCGGAAATGGGTTTACCACTCAAATTGGCGACGGAGCTGCCATTGCTGCAAAGTGCGGCTTGCCGGTTATCAATGATTTCAGAAGCATGGATGTTGCATTGGGCGGACAGGGCGCACCTCTGGTTCCAATGGGCGACCGACTTCTGTTCTCAGATTTTGATTATTGCCTGAATATAGGCGGTTTTGCAAATATATCATATGAAAAATCAGGCAAACGGCTGGCTTATGATGTGTGCCCGGCAAACATAGTATTGAATGAACTTGCCCAGTCATCGGGTAAAGCATATGACAACGACGGCAACATTGCAAGGCAGGGCCGCATCGACGAAAAGCTGCTGAATGCATTGAATGGGCTGAACTATTATAAAATATCACCACCAAAATCACTTGGACGGGAATGGCTTTGTGCTGAGTTTTTGCCCATGCTGCACGAATCAAAGCGCAGGCTTGAAGATAATATGGCGACCGTTGTTGAGCATATTGCAACCCAAATAGGTGCAGCCGTGACCGGGAATAGCAACGGAAAGCTGCTGTTAACGGGAGGCGGAGCATACAATAATTTTCTGGTAGAACGAATACGGTTTCATAGCAATGCACAAATTATCGTACCCGATGCTCTCACTGTTGAATTTAAGGAAGCACTTATCTTTGCATTTCTGGGAGTGCTGCGATGGCGCAATGAAAATAACGGCCTGAGCTCGGTTACCGGCGCCAGAGCAGACAGTTGCGGAGGAGCGGTATATTCAGGTAATAGGTAATAAGTAATAAGTAATAGGTAATAGGTAACAATTCAACAAGCCTGTCCGCCTATGGCGGAGCAATTTGAAAATAAATAGAATTGTAGAAAAAATAATTGAAAATGGATAACATCATTGAGATACTTGAGCGTACTTATTTGGGAAATACCGTTGAGACCTATTTATGGTTTGTCGGAATCCTTATTCTGGGTGCTTCGTTCACTCATTTGCTGAGCAAGCTTATCAGCCGGTTATTGTACCGATTTTTCAGGAAACAGGCGGCTGAAATTGGCGTACAGAAATTCTTTCACCTTATTAAAAAGCCGATGCGGCTGTTTATTATATTGATTTTTGTGTATCTGGCCTGTGACCGCATTGAATTTCCTCAAAACTGGCATCTGTTGCCGCGCAGCGAATTTGGATTGCGTATGGTGCTCATCAGTATTTATGAGATAACGCTGATTTCATCTATTATCTGGTTGTGTCTCAGGGTGGTTGATTTTTCAGGAATGATATTCATGAAAAAGGCAGAAAAAGAGGATAATAAACTCAACGACCAGCTCATTCCGTTTGCCGTGGATATATTGAAAATTCTGGTGGTGATTCTGGGTATTTTTGTGATTCTTGGCTCGGTGTTTATGATTAATATCGGCTCTTTAATTGCCGGTCTGGGTATCGGAGGACTGGCGGTTGCGCTGGCCGCCAAAGAAACACTGGAGAACCTGTTCGGGTCTTTCGCCATATTTCTTGATAAACCCTTTATGGTGGGCGATTTGGTTAAGGTTGGCAACTTCACGGGTACGGTAGAAAAAATAGGATTCAGAAGTACACGCCTGCGCACACTCGATAAAACCTATATGTCTATCCCCAACAAAAAAATGATTGACTCCGAACTCGACAATATTACCCAGCGAAGCATGCAAAGAGTTATGGAGCCGCTGTATTTTGCGCCTTCAACTCCCCGCGATACCATCAAAACCATGATAGCGGAGCTGGAAAAAGCCATTTCTGCCCATCCAAAGGTTGGAGATACCAATATCAAATTCGATAAAATTGAAAACAATACTATTAAAATGATGGTGCTTTACTTTATTCAATCTACCGAATGGGATGTTTATGTAGAAGTGAAGCAGGCTGTGAACTTCGATATTCTGGAAATTGTGCGCCGTAACAAGGCGGAGCTTGCCGCACCCATGCTTGCTATCGGGAAATAATTTGAATATAATAGTGTTGTGGCACAACATTATTTCACCTTTGCCGTATAAGGTCAGTTAATTTTTGAACTTTTGTAATACGGCATGAAAAAGCATTTATATTTGCGCCCTGACAAAAAAATACCATGTTCAGACTCTGTTATACAAACAACGGCTACATCCTTCATCTCCTGCGTGCTTCAGGTAACTCGAGCTGTCCGTAATTCAGATTTTCCTGTTCAAATTTCAATTAAGGAAGATAACAAATAACTATTTTCGTTATAATCATTTTTAATGCAGGCAAAAACACATAACGCACTTTCCAAACTCAGCTTCGCCGGATTCATCATTACCCTTGGTATTGTTTATGGCGACCTGGGAACGTCACCGCTGTATGTGCTGCGCGCCATTGTTTCGAACTCCACTGTTATCACACCTACACTTATTTATGGCGGATTGTCGTGCATCTTCTGGACGCTGACCTTCCAGTCAACGGTAAAATACATCATTGTAACTATTCGTGCCGATAATAAAGGTGAGGGCGGCATATTTGCCTTGTATGCCCTTATCAGAAAACGGGCACGCTGGGCCTTTGTCTTTGCAATTATAGGCGGCGCCACGCTTCTTGCCGATGGTATCATTACTCCTGCAATTACAGTAGTTTCTGCCGTTGAAGGTCTGGATATGGTCAGGTCTAATATTCCTACCGTGCCCATTGCACTGGGCATCATCTGCTTTTTATTCCTGATACAAAAATTCGGCACCGACCTGCTCGGAAAATCCTTTGGTCCGATTATGCTTATATGGTTCACAATGCTGGGGGTGCTTGGCTTATCGCATATTGTAGATTTCCCGGTGATTCTCAAAGCCGTGAATCCTTATTACGCCTATAAATTATTATCGGCCTACCCAAGCGGTTTCTTGTTGTTGGGAGCCGTATTTCTGTGTACCACAGGGGCCGAAGCACTGTATTCCGACCTTGGTCATTGCGGTATAAAGAATATCAGGGCAACCTGGATTTTTGTTAAAACCACCCTTATCCTGAATTACTTCGGACAGGGTGCCTGGCTGCTTACGCATAACATTCCGGATATTCATGCGGTGAATCCATTTTACGCCATCATGCCTCAATGGTTCCTGATACCGGGGATATGCGTGGCAACAGCAGCGGCTGTTATAGCCAGTCAGGCACTTATCAGCGGTTCATTCTCCATCATCAATGAGGCTATATTGCTGAACTTCTGGCCGAAATTTAAAATAAAATATCCGACACCAATAAAAGGACAACTTTATATACCGACGATAAACTCGTTTCTATGGGTATCGTGCATGCTCGTTATTATTTTCTTTCAGAAATCGAGCAATATGGAGGCCGCTTACGGACTTTCCATCACCATTACAATGCTTATGACGACCTGCCTGCTGGCCGTATATTTTCTGCAGCATAAGATTCCGAAATACATCACGGTTCCGTTTATTGCCACCTATCTGATTATAGAAGGTTCGTTTCTGCTGGCCAATCTGAACAAGTTCATTCACGGAGGTTGGGTAACGGTAGTAATAGCAGGCATTCTGCTCTTCATAATGTATGTATGGTACAAAGGCCGTATGCTGAAAAACCGTTTTATTGAATTCATCAAAATAGCGCCTTACGCGGATATCCTGAAGGATTTGAAAATAGACGAAACCGTTCCGAAATACGCCACGAATCTTGTGTATCTCACGCGTGCCGATAAAACAACGGAAGTAGAATCAAAGATTATTACATCCATCATTAACAAGCAACCCAAACGTGCCGACCTTTACTGGCTGATACATATAGACATTCTGGATGAGCCGCGCACCATGGAATACAAGATTACACACATTATACCTGATACACTGATAAAAGTTGATTTCAGGCTCGGATTTAAAGTGCAGCCCAGGATTAATTTATTCTTTAAGCAGGTAATTGATGAAATGATTGCTCATCATGAAGTTGACCTTGTTTCCAATTATCCATCGCTTAAAAAGCATGGTATCATGGGCGATTTCCGCTATATCATCATTGACCGCATACAGAATTACGACTTTGATTTCCCATGGTTCGACCAGTTTATCATGGATGTCTATACCATACTTAAAAATATAGGCATCACTGAAGTGCGCGCTTACGGACTCGACACCAGCAATATTATTGTTGAAAAGGTAGCACTTTCGCTGCCCCGCACGGGCAAAGTGAACCTGAGAAGAGCCAAATGCTGAGATTAGACATACGATAAAAGACGAAAGATAACAGACAAATGTGACTTCTTCGTCTATCTTTTGAAAACAAAAACGCGAATATTGCGTTAGCACTTTCAGAACAATCCTATACATTTGCTATACAGAAAAAAGTAATTGTTCATGAACAACATGGATGATATTATTTTTGATAAACGGAATAAAGCTTACGGAGCCTATGCGCTTCGTAAAGCCTATAACCGCGTTGTCGGAATATCCATCCTGGTCTGCAGTATAACATTTATAGTAATTATTCTCGGCATTTTTCTGCGATATCTGCTCCTGAGTGAAACGATATATTCCATGAGAGGATATGCAGGAGGAAAAGGAGATACGAGTCTGGTGGTTCAATACAATGAAAATTCCGGTCCGCCGCCCCAGTCCATTCCGCAGGATGAGCGCAATACCATTCCGGTTGTTGTTGACAGCAGTAAAATAACCAAGCAAACTACCACTACCCTGTTTAACGATAATCCCGGAGATACCACCGGTAAAGGAAACGGAAGTTCAAACGGTAACGGTAACGGCGGCGGCGATGGTCAGATTTATTTATTTG
The nucleotide sequence above comes from Bacteroidota bacterium. Encoded proteins:
- a CDS encoding KUP/HAK/KT family potassium transporter, which encodes MQAKTHNALSKLSFAGFIITLGIVYGDLGTSPLYVLRAIVSNSTVITPTLIYGGLSCIFWTLTFQSTVKYIIVTIRADNKGEGGIFALYALIRKRARWAFVFAIIGGATLLADGIITPAITVVSAVEGLDMVRSNIPTVPIALGIICFLFLIQKFGTDLLGKSFGPIMLIWFTMLGVLGLSHIVDFPVILKAVNPYYAYKLLSAYPSGFLLLGAVFLCTTGAEALYSDLGHCGIKNIRATWIFVKTTLILNYFGQGAWLLTHNIPDIHAVNPFYAIMPQWFLIPGICVATAAAVIASQALISGSFSIINEAILLNFWPKFKIKYPTPIKGQLYIPTINSFLWVSCMLVIIFFQKSSNMEAAYGLSITITMLMTTCLLAVYFLQHKIPKYITVPFIATYLIIEGSFLLANLNKFIHGGWVTVVIAGILLFIMYVWYKGRMLKNRFIEFIKIAPYADILKDLKIDETVPKYATNLVYLTRADKTTEVESKIITSIINKQPKRADLYWLIHIDILDEPRTMEYKITHIIPDTLIKVDFRLGFKVQPRINLFFKQVIDEMIAHHEVDLVSNYPSLKKHGIMGDFRYIIIDRIQNYDFDFPWFDQFIMDVYTILKNIGITEVRAYGLDTSNIIVEKVALSLPRTGKVNLRRAKC
- a CDS encoding anhydro-N-acetylmuramic acid kinase, whose amino-acid sequence is MEQLYHVIGIMSGTSLDGVDLAYCEFRCNENRWHYAIIEAVTCPYPLGWPEKLRQLETGSALDLAKTHNELGRLYGSMVASFIETHRLKPLFIASHGHTIFHQPGNGFTTQIGDGAAIAAKCGLPVINDFRSMDVALGGQGAPLVPMGDRLLFSDFDYCLNIGGFANISYEKSGKRLAYDVCPANIVLNELAQSSGKAYDNDGNIARQGRIDEKLLNALNGLNYYKISPPKSLGREWLCAEFLPMLHESKRRLEDNMATVVEHIATQIGAAVTGNSNGKLLLTGGGAYNNFLVERIRFHSNAQIIVPDALTVEFKEALIFAFLGVLRWRNENNGLSSVTGARADSCGGAVYSGNR
- a CDS encoding mechanosensitive ion channel family protein, with product MDNIIEILERTYLGNTVETYLWFVGILILGASFTHLLSKLISRLLYRFFRKQAAEIGVQKFFHLIKKPMRLFIILIFVYLACDRIEFPQNWHLLPRSEFGLRMVLISIYEITLISSIIWLCLRVVDFSGMIFMKKAEKEDNKLNDQLIPFAVDILKILVVILGIFVILGSVFMINIGSLIAGLGIGGLAVALAAKETLENLFGSFAIFLDKPFMVGDLVKVGNFTGTVEKIGFRSTRLRTLDKTYMSIPNKKMIDSELDNITQRSMQRVMEPLYFAPSTPRDTIKTMIAELEKAISAHPKVGDTNIKFDKIENNTIKMMVLYFIQSTEWDVYVEVKQAVNFDILEIVRRNKAELAAPMLAIGK
- a CDS encoding energy transducer TonB; the protein is MNNMDDIIFDKRNKAYGAYALRKAYNRVVGISILVCSITFIVIILGIFLRYLLLSETIYSMRGYAGGKGDTSLVVQYNENSGPPPQSIPQDERNTIPVVVDSSKITKQTTTTLFNDNPGDTTGKGNGSSNGNGNGGGDGQIYLFAEQPPSYPGGEKERMSFLQRNIMYPAAARKNKIQGSVYVSFVVERNGSLSNIKILKGIGSGCDEEAVRVLKLMPAWIPGVQNGNTVRVQVIIPLTFVLSAKT